A genomic window from Pyxicephalus adspersus chromosome 2, UCB_Pads_2.0, whole genome shotgun sequence includes:
- the LOC140324335 gene encoding immunoglobulin superfamily containing leucine-rich repeat protein 2-like, giving the protein MDFLLFLYAAVTLLGTAHSCPEPCSCVDKYNQQFADCTYKKLQKVPTGFPSNVTTLSLSANKIGSLKKSNFVGVPQVTSLWLAHNDISTVEKGTLATLVHLKNLDISHNQLVDFPWEDLASLPALQLLKMNNNRMVNLPVDAFDNLKDLRSLRINNNQFSVIREGTFKPLVSLLHIQIYNNPFHCTCSLMWLKKWTEEAQVTVAEKDLIVCASPEDLQGKTLSKIPDLPCVAPSVQLSYHPNLDNTELYDGFTLALHCLVTGIPKPVIQWKVRNATQEVEINLPTDTSKAEISGHFVVHQNGTLVIPHLSKKLEGVYTCLATNEMGSSQSSVNVSVAGSQKYPTKVEDPAAGKIPMDGKKTVSKDVGNNVLNPDKDEEKIKVVVPTEQTSDNENSIGNTMEHPHSDQKKCGPNIGGLHVSNHAFNESTNLKPHVFDLGVIALDVSEKEAKVQITPYHTLSGKKQLKMLYLCQESSKGFSLVQWSEIEDRVNSYWFQDLTPGTNYSVCLTYKGEDCQVQVVFTTKKEVPSLIIIIVVSIFLLGLATIPLLGATCCHLLSKYHGKNYKLIMKAHKPDPEEKHMAADFDPRASFVGSEKNSDPSEAGGDEGDAEAAPAEEEEAVEREIQGSVIEESLPNSQSKTNQEEFEVGSEYSDKLPLGAEAVTISEEINGNYKQPAR; this is encoded by the coding sequence ATggattttcttctcttcctgtatgCTGCTGTAACACTCCTGGGGACAGCACACAGCTGCCCTGAACCATGTTCTTGTGTGGATAAATACAATCAACAGTTTGCTGACTGCACCTACAAGAAGCTACAAAAGGTCCCAACAGGGTTTCCTTCCAATGTTACAACACTTAGTCTTTCAGCCAACAAAATTGGTTCTTTAAAGAAGTCTAACTTTGTGGGGGTGCCTCAGGTCACATCATTGTGGCTAGCGCACAATGACATTAGTACTGTGGAAAAGGGCACTTTGGCCACTTTGGTGCATCTTAAAAATCTGGATATTAGTCACAACCAACTTGTGGATTTCCCCTGGGAAGACTTGGCCAGCCTGCCTGCTCTACAGCTACTGAAAATGAACAACAATCGAATGGTCAATCTGCCAGTGGATGCTTTTGACAACTTAAAAGATCTTAGGTCACTTAGAATCAATAACAATCAGTTTTCCGTCATTCGTGAGGGAACATTTAAACCCTTGGTTTCCCTGCTGCATATCCAGATTTACAACAACCCCTTCCATTGTACTTGTTCACTTATGTGGCTTAAAAAATGGACTGAAGAAGCTCAAGTTACTGTGGCGGAGAAGGACTTAATTGTGTGTGCTTCACCAGAAGATCTCCAAGGGAAGACACTTTCTAAAATTCCAGATTTACCATGTGTAGCTCCTTCTGTGCAACTAAGCTATCACCCTAACCTAGACAACACTGAACTTTATGATGGATTCACTCTTGCGCTTCACTGCTTGGTCACTGGCATCCCCAAACCAGTCATCCAATGGAAAGTTCGTAATGCTACTCAAGAAGTTGAGATAAACTTGCCCACTGACACATCAAAAGCTGAAATATCTGGACACTTTGTGGTTCATCAGAATGGAACTCTGGTTATCCCCCACCTTAGCAAAAAGTTGGAAGGGGTTTATacctgtttggccactaatgagATGGGAAGTAGTCAGAGTTCTGTAAATGTCTCTGTGGCAGGTAGTCAAAAATATCCAACTAAGGTTGAGGATCCCGCAGCAGGAAAAATTCCAATGGATGGAAAGAAAACAGTGTCTAAAGATGTAGGGAACAATGTCCTCAATCCAGataaagatgaagaaaaaatCAAGGTTGTGGTTCCAACAGAGCAAACAAGTGACAATGAGAACAGTATTGGGAATACCATGGAGCATCCACATTCAGATCAGAAGAAATGTGGACCAAATATAGGAGGCTTGCATGTTTCAAACCATGCATTCAATGAAAGCACTAACCTAAAACCTCATGTCTTTGACCTGGGAGTCATTGCTTTAGATGTATCTGAGAAAGAAGCTAAAGTTCAGATTACTCCTTATCATAcactttcaggaaaaaaacagctTAAGATGCTGTACCTGTGCCAAGAAAGTTCCAAAGGTTTTTCATTGGTTCAGTGGTCAGAGATTGAAGATCGAGTCAACTCCTACTGGTTTCAAGACCTAACTCCTGGCACTAACTACTCTGTATGCTTAACATATAAAGGAGAAGACTGTCAAGTGCAAGTGGTTTTCACCACCAAGAAGGAAGTGCCATCTTTAATCATCATTATTGTGGTAAGCATTTTCCTTCTTGGATTGGCCACTATACCTCTTTTGGGAGCCACTTGCTgccatttattatcaaaatatcatggcaaaaattacaaattaatcaTGAAAGCGCACAAACCAGATCCAGAAGAGAAGCACATGGCTGCTGACTTTGACCCCAGAGCTTCTTTTGTGGGGTCAGAAAAGAACTCTGATCCTAGCGAAGCTGGTGGAGATGAAGGAGATGCAGAAGCAGCCCCAGCAGAAGAAGAGGAAGCAGTTGAGAGGGAGATTCAGGGAAGTGTAATAGAAGAGAGCCTTCCAAACTCACAATCCAAAACAAACCAGGAAGAGTTTGAAGTTGGGTCAGAGTACAGTGATAAGCTTCCTTTGGGTGCTGAAGCAGTTACTATCTCTGAGGAGATTAATGGAAACTACAAACAACCTGCACGCTGA